The nucleotide sequence TCTTCTCCTTCGAACTCGACTCGATGTCCATGAAAATTCTTTAGTTCCGTTCTAGTGTTTAAAATGCCTTTGACCGGTAAAAATCATGGCAATTCCATGTTTATTTGCCTCTTTGATGGAATCTTCATCTTTAATGGATCCCCCGGGTTGAATAATAGCGGTAATTCCCGCCTTGCCTGCCTCTTCCACTGTATCCGGCATTGGGAAAAAGGCATCGGAAGCCATCACTGAACCTTTTGCTTTTTCTCCAGCCTGCTCAATAGCGATCCGTGCCGAGCCCACTCGGTTCATTTGCCCTGCCCCCACTCCAATGGTTTGATCATTCTTTGCCAAAACGATGGCGTTTGATTTCACATGCTTTACCACTTTCCAGGCAAAGAGAAGCTGCTTTAACTCTTCTGGCGTCGGCTTCCTTTCCGTGACACAGGTCAGATTTTCTTCATCGATTTCCTTCACATCTTCTTCCTGAACCAAAAGTCCCCCACCGACGCTATGGTAGCGAAGGGATGGGGATGCTCCCTGCTGCAGTTGGTCCCCAAGGGCTAACAAACGGAGATTTTTCTTGGTGGTTAAAATATTTAAGGCTTCCTCTGTAAATGACGGAGCCATAATGATTTCCAAAAAGATTTCTTTTAACTGCATGGCTGTATCTCCATCAATGGGGCGGTTTGCAGCAACAATTCCGCCAAAGATGGAAATCGGATCTGATTCATACGCTTTGCGATAAGCTTCAAAAATCGTGTTTCCGACACCTACTCCGCAAGGATTGGTATGTTTAATGGCAACCACGGCTGGCTCAGTAAATTCCTTCACAATCTGGATGGCTGCATCCGCGTCATTGATATTGTTATAGGAGAGTTCTTTCCCGTGGAGCTTCTGAGCAGAGGAAATATTCCCTTTCTGCAGCAATGCTTCTCTGTAAAAAGCCGCTTGCTGATGAGGATTTTCCCCATATCTTAAATCCTGTACTTTCTCAAAGGTAATTGTTAGTGTGTTAGGAAATTTTACGTCTAATTGTTCATTCAAATATCCGGCAATCATCGCATCGTAAGAAGCGGTGTGCCTAAATACTTTGGCTGCTAATTTACGCCTGGTCATCTCATCAATTTGACCCTTTTCCTTTAGCTGTGTAATGATACGTTCATAATCGTTAGAGTCAACAACTACCGTAACAAAGCGATGGTTTTTGGCAGCAGAGCGAAGCATAGTTGGTCCGCCGATATCGATGTTTTCTATCGCCTCATCAAAGGTGACATCAGATTTTTGGATGGTCTCTTTAAATGGATACAAATTAACAACCACCAAATCGATTGGCTGAATATTCAATTCCTTCAATTGCTTACGATGCTCTTCTTTATCCAACATGGCCAACAAACCGCTATGAATATTGGGATGGAGAGTTTTGACGCGACCATCAAGAATCTCTGGAAATCCTGTTACCTCATGAATCCCGGTTACCTGAATGCCTTCACTCTGAAGCAGCTTATAGGTTCCGCCGGTGGAAATAATCTCATATCCAAGATTTACTAACTCCTTGGCAAAAGGAACGATTCCCTTTTTATCTGAAACACTGATCAGTGCTCTTTTCATTTGAAAGCCTCCTTTAGCTCTTCATCATCCATAATTTTTACCAATCGGCCATTTAACCGAATGCGACCTTGAATAAGCCAACCAATCACTTTAATTAGAAGCTGGTGTTCGGTTTTGTGAATCTTTTCCGTTAGGCTTTCCCTGGTTTCATTTTCTTCTATGAAGATGGGGACTTGGGCAATAATCGGACCTGTATCCATGCCTTGATCCACAAAATGGACGGTTACTCCGGTTACTTTTACTCCATATTGAAGGGCCTGACCAATGGCATCTTTACCAGCAAATGAAGGAAGTAGGGATGGATGGATATTAATCATTCTTCCTTCAAATTCTTTAAGAAGCGTATCGCCAATCAGGCGCATATATCCTGCCAAGACAACAAATTGAATATCTCTCTTGCGAAGATGAGATAAAATAAACTGCTCATATTCAGCTTTTGTTTCATATGATTTGGGATCAACAAGCAAGGAGGGTATCCCAGCTTGATTCGCCCTTTCCAAAACAAAGGCACCCGGCCTGTCACAAATTAGTAATTTCAATTGACCGGGTAATAGCCCACTTTTGATGGCATCTGCAATCGCCTGAAAATTACTCCCGCTCCCAGAGGCAAAGACAGCAAATTTCACAGGGTAATCCCTCCAAACCTTACCCCTTTTTTCCCTTCAATGACTCGACCGATATAATAAGCTCTCTCATTTTGTTCGGATAGGAAATTCATGACGGGCATTACTTGCCCGTTGGGGATAACCAGAACCATTCCAATTCCCATGTTAAATGTTCGGAACATCTCCTTTTTATCTATATTGCCATACTCTTCAATCAACTGAAATATAGCAGGAACGGGCCATGAACCGTAATCAATTTCTACGGCAGCCCCATCCGGGAGAATCCTTGGAATATTTTCGATAAAACCGCCTCCGGTAATATGAGCCATTCCTTTTATATTAAATCGCTGAAGAAGGGACAAAATAGTTTTTACATAGATCCGGGTTGGGGTTAACAGTTCTTCTCCCAAAGTTTTTTCTAATTGAGGAATTTTCTGTTGGAGTGTAAGCCCTTGATCTTGTATTAATACTTTTCTGACCAAGGAGTACCCATTGCTGTGGATTCCACTTGATGACAACCCAATTAACGCATCTCCTGGTGCAATTGTGCGCCCATCCACCATTTTTTCCTTTTCGACAACACCGACAACAAATCCAGCAATATCGTATTCCCCTTCCCCATAGATCCCCGGCATTTCCGCTGTTTCACCACCGATTAAAGCACAGCCCGCCTGTTTGCAGCCATCAGAAATCCCCTTTACAATCTCTTCAATTTTTTCGGGGATTACCTGATCACAAGCTAAATAGTCCAAAAAGAATAAGGGTTCAGCCCCCTGAACAACGATATCATTGACGCACATGGCCACTGCATCAATTCCGATGGTATCATGCCGGTTCATAGCAAAGGCGATCTTTAGCTTGGTTCCAACACCGTCAGTTCCAGAAACAAGTATTGGCTCCTTGTATTTTTTTGTATCTAAGGAAAAAAGGGCACCAAATCCTCCGATTTCCGTCAGAACTTCCGGGCGAAAAGTAGCCTTCACATGCTTTTTCATCCGATTTACCGCTTCATTGCCAGCGTCAATATTGACTCCAGCCTGTTTGTAGGCTTCACTCATGGTACCGTTCCTCCATTAACATTTTTGGTATGGTTTTTGGGTATCTTCGTAGATCTCTGTCGGGTAAGAGCCATTAAAACATGCCAAACAGTGACCACGATTGGGGTGCCCATTTGGACGACCAATAGCCTCAATCATGCCTTCAATGCTGAGAAATGACAGGGAATCCGCTCCAATTAACTGTCTGATTTCTTCCACACTTTTTTTGGATGCAACCAACTCTTCCCTTGTAGACGTATCAATTCCATAAAAACATGGATTTTTCACTGGAGGTGAACTAATTCGCACATGGACCTCTGTAGCCCCTGCTTCCCGAAGAAGATGGATAATATGTTTGCTCGTGGTTCCGCGAACGATAGAATCATCAATCATGACCACTCGTTTTCCTTCCACCACTTTTTTTACGGCACTCAGCTTCATCCGAACTCCTCTGGCCCTCATTTCCTGGCTGGGCTGAATAAAGGTTCTTCCAACATAGCGATTCTTGATCAGACCCAATTCATATGGAATCCCCATGGCCTCGGCATATCCTATGGCTGCAGAAACACTTGAATCAGGCACCCCCGTAACCAAATCCGCTGCTACAGGCGCCTCTTCAGCCAATTTTCTGCCCAACTGTTTTCTCGCTTGATGAACGTTAATTCCGTCTATATCACTGTCCGGACGGGCAAAATAAATATATTCAAAGGTACAGATCGTTCGAGAAGTTTGTCCGGAAATTCTTTCTGAATGAAGGCCATTTTTATCGATCACCAGCATCTCTCCCGGCTCAATCTCCCTTTCATAGGCTGCACCGATAGTATCAAAAGCACAGGTTTCTGAAGAAACGACATAACCGTCCCCAATCCTCCCAAGGGATAACGGCCTTAACCCATTGGGATCTAATGCGACGATTAATTTATTGTCCGTCATGATCAAGAGAGCATAGGCTCCTTTAATCATCCGTAGGGACTCCCTTACGGAATCTTCAATCTTTTCATAACCGGAACGGGCAATTAAATGGGCAATCACTTCCGTGTCACTGGTGGTTTGAAATATGGATCCTTGTCTTTCCAACTGGTGCTTAACCTGATTGGCATTCACCAGGTTTCCATTATGGGCCAATGCCAATTGGCCTTGACTGTACTTAAAAATGAGGGGTTGGGCATTTTCCAGTTTGCTTTCGCCTGCTGTTGTGTATCGCACATGACCGATGGCCATATTGCCATAAATCCGCTCCAGCTCCCCCCTTGAAAAAGCCTCTGTTACCAAACCCATCCCCCGGTGGGAGGTAAAGGACTCCCCATTGGAAGCGACAATTCCGGCACTCTCCTGGCCCCGATGCTGTAGAGCGTGAAGACCGTAGTACGTAAGGTGAGGGGCTTCAGGGTGGTTAAACACCCCAAATACCCCACATTCTTCGTTTAATTTATCCCAGATCATGTCATCATGCATGGAATGGCATCCTCCCAGAGCGCCTTCAGGTCTGAAAGCGAAGAATCAATTACCGTCTCCTGATTTACCTTAATTTTAACTGTATTTCCACCGATAGTTCCTTCTCCTTCAATCGGAACTCCAAATGTTTGAGCCAAACGGGTGATTTCCTCTTTGTTTTCTTTACTAGTGCTGATGAGAATGCGGGACTGTGATTCGCTGAAGAGGGCGATATCGGGGCGCAGGGAAGTATTTAAATGAAGCTCTGCCCCGAGATTTTTTTCAAAGCAGGACTCTGCCAAGGAAACGGCTAATCCCCCTTCTGCAATATCATGGGCACTTTGTACCAAGCCCATGCGAATCCCCTCCAACACCATCTGCTGCAGATTTTTTTCCTTTTGCAAATCCAAGACTGGAGGACGGCCGCTAATGTTTCCGTTGATCAGTTTCTGATATTCGCTGCCGCCGAGTTCCTCCCTTGTTTCCCCTAGAAGGAAAACCAAATCTCCTTCCTGCTTAAAGGATTGAGTGGTAATATGATTCACATCCCGGATGAGCCCAACCATCCCTACCACAGGAGTTGGATATACCGCTTCTCCCTTTGTCTCGTTATAGAAGCTTACATTTCCGCCGATAACCGGAGTGTTCAAATAGGAACATGCCTTGCTCATGCCATCAACGGCCTTTTCAAATTGCCAAAAGATATCTGGTTTCTCGGGATTGCCAAAGTTTAAACAGTCTGTTACAGCCAAGGGTTCTCCTCCAGAACAAACGATATTTCTAGCTGCTTCGGCCACGGCAATGGCACCGCCGGTTTCCGGATCAAGATAAACATAGCGTGCATTACAATCCGTAACCATCGCCAATGCCTTCCTTGTTCCGCGAATGGTAATTACCGCTGCATCTGAACCGGGACAAACGGCAGTGCTGGTTCTTACCATATGGTCATATTGATGATAAACCCATTTTTTGCTGGCAATGGTGGGACTTCCTAATATATTTTTTAATATTTCTTCATATGATTTGGGTTCGGAAATCGCAGCTAGAACATCTATATTTGCAAATTCCTGATAATATTGAGGAGTTTGAGAGGGTTTATAATAAACCGGTGCACCATCCACCAGACTGTTCACCGGCATATCCGCCACCACTTCCCCTTTATGGAGAAGCCGGAGTCGTCCGTCATCGGTTACCTTCCCCACCACAGCAGACAACAGCCCCCACTTTTTAAACAGTTGGGCAACTTCTTCTTCCTTGCCCCTTTCCACTACAATTAACATTCTTTCCTGGGATTCGGAGAGCATGATTTCGTAAGGGGTCATTCCCGGTTCCCTTTGAGGGACAAGATCCAGATTTAGCTCCACTCCGTTCCCTGCTTTGCATGCCATTTCAGCACTGGAGCAAGTGAGTCCTGCAGCACCCATATCCTGAATCCCCAATACCATACCTTTATCAATCAATTCCAGACATGCTTCCAACAATAATTTCTCCATGAAGGGATCTCCCACCTGAACGGCAGGACGCTTGGCTTCAGAGGATTCATTTAATTCTTCAGAAGCAAAAGTGGCTCCATGGATACCATCTCTTCCGGTGCTTGCCCCTACATAAATCACCGGATTTCCTATTCCTTTGGCCACTCCTTTTTGAATCTTGTCATGGTCAATAATGCCGACACACATGGCATTCACCAAAGGATTTCCTTCATAGCAGGGATCAAAATAAATTTCTCCTCCTACTGTTGGAATTCCGACACAGTTACCATATCCAGCAATCCCCTCAACCACATGTTCAAACAAATATTTGACCTTGGCTTTATCCAGGTGACCGAAACGAAGGGAATTTAATAGGGCGACGGGGCGAGCACCCATGGAAAATACGTCGCGGATGATTCCCCCCACACCGGTAGCAGCCCCCTGATAAGGTTCTATGGCTGATGGGTGATTGTGACTTTCTATTTTAAAGACCACAGCTTGGTTATCACCAATATCTACGATGCCAGCTCCTTCTCCAGGTCCTTGTAAAACCTTTTCCCCTTTCGTAGGAAAACGACGCAAAACCGGCTTGGAATTTTTATAGCTGCAGTGCTCACTCCACATCACGCTATATACTCCAGTTTCCGTATAATTGGGTCTTCTCCCTAGGATCTCTACAACCCGGTTATATTCCTCATCGCTTAAACCCATATC is from Microaerobacter geothermalis and encodes:
- the purL gene encoding phosphoribosylformylglycinamidine synthase subunit PurL yields the protein MSIKEPTANQVFEHKLYRDMGLSDEEYNRVVEILGRRPNYTETGVYSVMWSEHCSYKNSKPVLRRFPTKGEKVLQGPGEGAGIVDIGDNQAVVFKIESHNHPSAIEPYQGAATGVGGIIRDVFSMGARPVALLNSLRFGHLDKAKVKYLFEHVVEGIAGYGNCVGIPTVGGEIYFDPCYEGNPLVNAMCVGIIDHDKIQKGVAKGIGNPVIYVGASTGRDGIHGATFASEELNESSEAKRPAVQVGDPFMEKLLLEACLELIDKGMVLGIQDMGAAGLTCSSAEMACKAGNGVELNLDLVPQREPGMTPYEIMLSESQERMLIVVERGKEEEVAQLFKKWGLLSAVVGKVTDDGRLRLLHKGEVVADMPVNSLVDGAPVYYKPSQTPQYYQEFANIDVLAAISEPKSYEEILKNILGSPTIASKKWVYHQYDHMVRTSTAVCPGSDAAVITIRGTRKALAMVTDCNARYVYLDPETGGAIAVAEAARNIVCSGGEPLAVTDCLNFGNPEKPDIFWQFEKAVDGMSKACSYLNTPVIGGNVSFYNETKGEAVYPTPVVGMVGLIRDVNHITTQSFKQEGDLVFLLGETREELGGSEYQKLINGNISGRPPVLDLQKEKNLQQMVLEGIRMGLVQSAHDIAEGGLAVSLAESCFEKNLGAELHLNTSLRPDIALFSESQSRILISTSKENKEEITRLAQTFGVPIEGEGTIGGNTVKIKVNQETVIDSSLSDLKALWEDAIPCMMT
- the purH gene encoding bifunctional phosphoribosylaminoimidazolecarboxamide formyltransferase/IMP cyclohydrolase; translation: MKRALISVSDKKGIVPFAKELVNLGYEIISTGGTYKLLQSEGIQVTGIHEVTGFPEILDGRVKTLHPNIHSGLLAMLDKEEHRKQLKELNIQPIDLVVVNLYPFKETIQKSDVTFDEAIENIDIGGPTMLRSAAKNHRFVTVVVDSNDYERIITQLKEKGQIDEMTRRKLAAKVFRHTASYDAMIAGYLNEQLDVKFPNTLTITFEKVQDLRYGENPHQQAAFYREALLQKGNISSAQKLHGKELSYNNINDADAAIQIVKEFTEPAVVAIKHTNPCGVGVGNTIFEAYRKAYESDPISIFGGIVAANRPIDGDTAMQLKEIFLEIIMAPSFTEEALNILTTKKNLRLLALGDQLQQGASPSLRYHSVGGGLLVQEEDVKEIDEENLTCVTERKPTPEELKQLLFAWKVVKHVKSNAIVLAKNDQTIGVGAGQMNRVGSARIAIEQAGEKAKGSVMASDAFFPMPDTVEEAGKAGITAIIQPGGSIKDEDSIKEANKHGIAMIFTGQRHFKH
- the purN gene encoding phosphoribosylglycinamide formyltransferase → MKFAVFASGSGSNFQAIADAIKSGLLPGQLKLLICDRPGAFVLERANQAGIPSLLVDPKSYETKAEYEQFILSHLRKRDIQFVVLAGYMRLIGDTLLKEFEGRMINIHPSLLPSFAGKDAIGQALQYGVKVTGVTVHFVDQGMDTGPIIAQVPIFIEENETRESLTEKIHKTEHQLLIKVIGWLIQGRIRLNGRLVKIMDDEELKEAFK
- the purM gene encoding phosphoribosylformylglycinamidine cyclo-ligase, whose translation is MSEAYKQAGVNIDAGNEAVNRMKKHVKATFRPEVLTEIGGFGALFSLDTKKYKEPILVSGTDGVGTKLKIAFAMNRHDTIGIDAVAMCVNDIVVQGAEPLFFLDYLACDQVIPEKIEEIVKGISDGCKQAGCALIGGETAEMPGIYGEGEYDIAGFVVGVVEKEKMVDGRTIAPGDALIGLSSSGIHSNGYSLVRKVLIQDQGLTLQQKIPQLEKTLGEELLTPTRIYVKTILSLLQRFNIKGMAHITGGGFIENIPRILPDGAAVEIDYGSWPVPAIFQLIEEYGNIDKKEMFRTFNMGIGMVLVIPNGQVMPVMNFLSEQNERAYYIGRVIEGKKGVRFGGITL
- the purF gene encoding amidophosphoribosyltransferase, whose amino-acid sequence is MHDDMIWDKLNEECGVFGVFNHPEAPHLTYYGLHALQHRGQESAGIVASNGESFTSHRGMGLVTEAFSRGELERIYGNMAIGHVRYTTAGESKLENAQPLIFKYSQGQLALAHNGNLVNANQVKHQLERQGSIFQTTSDTEVIAHLIARSGYEKIEDSVRESLRMIKGAYALLIMTDNKLIVALDPNGLRPLSLGRIGDGYVVSSETCAFDTIGAAYEREIEPGEMLVIDKNGLHSERISGQTSRTICTFEYIYFARPDSDIDGINVHQARKQLGRKLAEEAPVAADLVTGVPDSSVSAAIGYAEAMGIPYELGLIKNRYVGRTFIQPSQEMRARGVRMKLSAVKKVVEGKRVVMIDDSIVRGTTSKHIIHLLREAGATEVHVRISSPPVKNPCFYGIDTSTREELVASKKSVEEIRQLIGADSLSFLSIEGMIEAIGRPNGHPNRGHCLACFNGSYPTEIYEDTQKPYQKC